A single genomic interval of Clostridium facile harbors:
- a CDS encoding Lrp/AsnC family transcriptional regulator: MFLDGLDELDQKILTLLIHNARMSYSDIGEQVGISRVAVKMRIRSLEERGVIEEYTTVINPQKISGAVSCYFEIELHPDSLQNVIDQLYHHPIVTQIYRVTGKNKLHVHAVAANQEELDQFICETIDHLPGIEQISCNIILSRIKDIKGLRL; the protein is encoded by the coding sequence ATGTTCTTAGATGGCTTGGACGAGTTAGACCAAAAAATTCTCACTCTGTTAATTCACAACGCTAGGATGTCCTATTCAGATATTGGAGAACAGGTAGGGATTTCCCGGGTTGCGGTAAAAATGCGTATTCGCTCGTTGGAAGAACGGGGCGTAATTGAGGAATATACTACAGTAATTAATCCACAAAAAATAAGTGGAGCTGTTTCCTGCTATTTTGAAATTGAACTTCACCCGGATTCCTTACAAAATGTGATAGATCAATTATATCATCATCCTATTGTGACCCAAATTTATCGGGTAACAGGAAAAAATAAACTCCATGTACATGCAGTCGCCGCGAATCAGGAAGAACTGGATCAATTTATTTGCGAAACCATCGACCATCTTCCTGGAATAGAACAGATTAGCTGCAATATTATCCTATCCCGCATTAAGGATATTAAAGGATTACGTCTTTAA
- a CDS encoding SPFH domain-containing protein, with the protein MAVIDVIKYEGDNGTFIWKHPREDFNKLSQLIVHESQEALFFMNGQALDLFGPGRYPLESQNIPLLNKLVKIPTGGESPFHCEVYFINKTEQMAIKWGTDSKVQFMEPTYQFPIQIGACGEMSLRAEDSRKLLLKLVGTETSLDQSKLVAYFRAFLMTKVKTYLAQTIKEKQISIFEIDEHLSELSTALHQKLIEDFSDYGVALERFFVTTVVKPDGDPAYEQFKSLHFRQYADVAEAKLRQQVGIIEQQTEAQKIIIESQAIAQKRAQEGYTYQQERGFDVAGKVAENEAVGQFTNMGIGLGTMAGVGGAVGGVVGGAINDAMGTLNPPTSSSNTAAIALKCQKCGASLPNGARFCSECGEPVPTASDDTIICPACGKAIPKGKFCLECGHKLNTICPNCGAELPDGAKFCLECGEKL; encoded by the coding sequence ATGGCAGTAATTGATGTTATTAAATATGAAGGTGATAACGGTACGTTTATCTGGAAACATCCCCGTGAAGATTTTAATAAACTTTCCCAGTTAATTGTACATGAATCCCAAGAAGCATTATTCTTTATGAATGGCCAAGCTTTGGACCTCTTTGGTCCTGGCCGTTATCCATTGGAGTCACAAAACATCCCACTGTTGAATAAACTGGTTAAAATTCCTACTGGCGGGGAATCCCCTTTCCATTGTGAAGTCTATTTCATTAATAAAACTGAACAGATGGCGATTAAATGGGGGACGGATAGTAAAGTCCAGTTTATGGAGCCTACCTATCAGTTCCCAATTCAGATTGGTGCTTGCGGGGAGATGAGCCTACGGGCAGAGGATTCCCGTAAACTGCTCTTAAAATTGGTAGGAACAGAAACTTCTTTAGATCAGTCCAAATTAGTTGCTTATTTCCGCGCGTTTTTAATGACAAAAGTAAAAACCTACCTAGCGCAGACAATCAAAGAAAAGCAAATTAGTATTTTTGAGATAGATGAACATCTCAGTGAACTTTCTACCGCATTACATCAAAAATTAATCGAAGATTTTTCTGACTATGGTGTTGCGCTGGAACGCTTTTTTGTCACAACGGTAGTAAAACCAGATGGAGACCCTGCTTATGAGCAATTTAAATCACTGCATTTCCGTCAATATGCAGATGTTGCGGAAGCAAAATTGCGCCAGCAGGTAGGAATTATTGAACAGCAGACAGAAGCCCAGAAGATTATCATTGAATCCCAAGCAATCGCACAAAAACGAGCACAGGAAGGCTATACATACCAGCAGGAACGCGGATTTGATGTAGCTGGGAAAGTAGCGGAAAACGAAGCTGTTGGCCAGTTTACGAATATGGGGATTGGATTAGGAACCATGGCTGGCGTTGGTGGAGCTGTCGGCGGTGTTGTTGGTGGCGCAATCAATGATGCAATGGGAACCCTTAACCCTCCTACTTCATCCAGCAATACAGCTGCTATTGCATTAAAGTGTCAAAAATGCGGAGCTTCCCTACCCAATGGCGCAAGATTCTGTTCAGAATGTGGAGAACCTGTTCCAACTGCATCCGATGATACCATTATTTGCCCCGCATGCGGAAAGGCTATTCCAAAAGGAAAATTCTGCTTGGAATGTGGCCATAAATTAAATACAATTTGTCCTAACTGTGGTGCAGAACTTCCAGACGGAGCAAAATTCTGCCTGGAATGTGGTGAGAAACTGTAG
- a CDS encoding DUF6273 domain-containing protein → MAIFKCKMCGGDLNVTGETGVAECEYCGTQQTIPKLNDEKRMNLYDRANHFRRNNEFDKAMSIYESILEEDHTDAEAYWSLILCKYGIEYVEDPSSHKRVPTCNRTQFTSIFDDVDYQSALKYADPNQKRIYETEAKAIDEIQKGILEISQKEEPFDIFICYKETDNHGRRTPDSVLATELYHELTEIGFKVFFSRITLEDKLGSAYEPYIFAALNSSKVMVVLGTRAEYFNAVWVKNEWNRYLALIRQGAKKTLIPAYKDMDPYDLPEEFSHLQALDMSKLGFMQDLTHGIQKLVEPEKEQEDDTATSGVTVNSLLKRAHIFLEDEDWASADEYCEKVLDMDPEFSDAYIGKLLAFYHCKTEQELTKLCIPIENNNNFEKALRFADPETAQKLKSYQEQTLKNYHYQKNEEIYQQAMEQLKYCTNNTPFIKIIQLLNKIPEYKDAKEKIAFCKEKIYQLAIYELESAVSIPSFYHIISLLENIPDYKDSTEKIKLCNQKIEDCNYAPIYSSAKLLMQSNILSNLYTAKEKLESIPNYHDAKELIKQCNEKISETEDKLKQNLSLQHQKKMQRRRLIKIIGIPIVILAVLITVGIIIFSVVISPSMKYNQAISDFNNRNYLEAAELFSKAGSYQDSSHYLQNCIENLHGQTVTFGNYPQTDPNQKEPIEWRILTVKDGNALLLSDKSLDCRPFIDSLDDYGTWYHSTLRKWLNEDFMKTAFSKQEQQKIITSTISTPPNPTYGTLGGQDTKDKLFLLSIDQVETYFPEKQNRFSLPTQQLEDTILSEFLPRNGWYLRSPGMTAGLISCVSTVGEINMVGKYAENRMEIRPAMWIAVKEFV, encoded by the coding sequence ATGGCAATTTTTAAATGTAAAATGTGTGGAGGGGACCTTAATGTTACCGGGGAAACTGGAGTAGCCGAATGTGAGTACTGTGGTACCCAGCAAACAATCCCAAAACTAAATGATGAAAAACGGATGAATCTTTATGACCGCGCCAATCATTTCCGCAGAAATAATGAGTTTGATAAAGCGATGTCGATATATGAGTCGATTTTAGAAGAAGACCACACGGATGCAGAAGCATATTGGTCATTGATTTTATGTAAATATGGGATTGAATATGTAGAAGACCCCTCTTCCCATAAACGAGTTCCAACCTGTAACCGCACCCAGTTTACTTCCATTTTTGACGACGTAGATTACCAATCCGCTTTGAAATACGCAGATCCAAACCAAAAAAGGATTTACGAAACTGAAGCAAAAGCAATTGATGAAATTCAAAAAGGGATTTTGGAAATTTCACAAAAAGAGGAACCCTTTGACATTTTTATCTGCTATAAAGAAACAGATAATCATGGAAGAAGAACTCCAGATAGTGTATTAGCAACAGAATTATACCATGAGTTAACTGAAATTGGATTTAAAGTATTCTTTTCCCGTATTACACTAGAGGATAAACTGGGTTCCGCTTATGAACCCTATATTTTCGCAGCCTTAAATTCTTCAAAAGTAATGGTGGTACTGGGAACTCGGGCAGAGTATTTTAATGCTGTCTGGGTAAAAAATGAATGGAATCGTTATTTGGCATTAATCCGACAAGGGGCAAAAAAGACCTTAATCCCTGCATACAAAGATATGGACCCCTATGACCTCCCAGAAGAATTCTCCCATTTGCAGGCATTGGATATGTCTAAATTAGGTTTTATGCAAGACCTGACCCATGGAATCCAAAAACTAGTAGAACCAGAAAAGGAACAAGAGGATGATACTGCTACCAGTGGTGTTACCGTAAATTCTTTGTTAAAACGTGCGCACATTTTTTTGGAAGATGAAGATTGGGCGTCCGCAGATGAATACTGTGAAAAAGTATTGGATATGGACCCAGAATTTTCGGATGCATATATAGGTAAACTTTTGGCATTTTATCATTGTAAGACAGAACAAGAATTAACTAAGCTTTGTATTCCTATTGAGAACAACAACAATTTTGAAAAAGCTCTCCGTTTTGCTGACCCAGAAACAGCTCAAAAACTAAAATCCTACCAAGAACAGACCTTAAAAAATTATCATTATCAAAAAAACGAGGAAATCTATCAGCAGGCAATGGAACAACTAAAGTATTGTACAAATAATACTCCATTTATTAAGATTATACAACTCTTAAATAAAATTCCAGAATATAAAGATGCAAAAGAAAAAATTGCATTCTGTAAAGAAAAAATTTATCAGCTAGCAATCTATGAACTTGAATCAGCAGTAAGTATCCCATCTTTTTACCACATTATCTCTCTTTTAGAAAATATTCCTGATTACAAAGATTCCACCGAAAAAATTAAGTTGTGTAACCAAAAAATTGAAGATTGCAATTATGCTCCTATCTATTCATCTGCAAAGCTTTTAATGCAAAGTAATATTTTATCTAATTTATATACCGCAAAAGAAAAACTAGAATCTATTCCTAACTATCATGATGCAAAAGAATTAATAAAACAGTGTAATGAAAAAATTTCAGAAACAGAAGATAAATTAAAGCAAAATCTTTCGCTTCAACATCAAAAAAAGATGCAAAGAAGAAGATTAATCAAAATAATTGGTATTCCTATTGTGATTTTAGCTGTTTTAATTACAGTGGGTATTATTATTTTTTCTGTTGTCATTTCTCCATCCATGAAATACAATCAAGCAATTTCTGATTTTAATAATAGAAATTATCTGGAAGCAGCTGAACTTTTTTCAAAAGCAGGCTCCTATCAAGATAGCTCTCACTATTTACAAAATTGTATCGAAAACCTCCACGGTCAAACGGTTACATTTGGCAATTATCCTCAGACTGACCCGAATCAAAAAGAACCTATTGAATGGAGAATTCTTACTGTAAAGGACGGAAATGCATTATTGCTATCCGATAAAAGTTTAGACTGTCGGCCTTTTATTGATTCATTAGATGATTATGGAACTTGGTATCATTCTACTTTAAGAAAATGGTTAAATGAAGATTTTATGAAAACCGCTTTTTCAAAACAAGAACAACAAAAAATTATAACTAGCACTATATCTACCCCTCCAAATCCAACATATGGTACTTTAGGAGGACAAGATACAAAAGATAAACTGTTTTTACTTAGCATTGATCAAGTAGAAACTTATTTTCCAGAAAAACAAAACAGGTTTTCACTTCCAACTCAACAACTTGAAGATACCATATTATCAGAATTTTTACCACGAAATGGATGGTATCTACGTTCTCCTGGTATGACAGCTGGACTAATATCCTGTGTATCTACAGTAGGTGAAATAAATATGGTAGGTAAATATGCAGAAAACCGAATGGAAATACGTCCTGCTATGTGGATTGCGGTAAAAGAATTCGTATAA
- a CDS encoding MATE family efflux transporter: MEKDLTKGNPFPVLLKFSIPVIGGNVFQLFYTLADTMIVGQTMGADALAAVGATSTVVCLILYFIQGLTSGFGIKLGQFFGAKNKMQMKRSVATSILLSILFTIFITIISCSLAHPIMGWIHTPNDIYQMAYDYMFVIMLGTGATVYYNLISNILRALGDSKTPLYFLILSSILNIILDYIFIVPFGWGVAGAAYATVLSQLVSAILCTLFALKKFDIMHLQSQDWKITKEDIFSHLRIGFPMGFQMSVMCIGLLAMQSAVNSIGTNAIAGYTAATKMDQISVLINNAFGIAISNYVAQNYGAGLVARIKKGVLDCFIMTTIANILIAGLMLLLQPWVVPLFVENPNPEIFMYAKDYLFVVVPFYILLGILITYRSAVQSIGITWGPFIACMIELVMRVSCALGLVYLWGYKGVCFATPMAWLGAVVFLLPVYFKNMRSLSTTVNLK; this comes from the coding sequence ATGGAAAAGGATTTAACCAAAGGAAACCCATTTCCAGTATTATTAAAATTTTCAATTCCTGTTATTGGAGGAAATGTATTTCAGCTATTTTATACTTTAGCGGATACCATGATTGTAGGGCAAACAATGGGTGCTGATGCTCTAGCAGCAGTCGGGGCGACCAGTACTGTAGTATGTTTGATTCTATATTTCATCCAAGGTCTTACCAGTGGCTTTGGCATTAAATTAGGACAGTTCTTCGGAGCCAAAAATAAAATGCAAATGAAACGCAGTGTTGCTACTTCTATTTTGCTATCCATTCTGTTTACCATTTTTATTACTATTATCAGCTGCTCCCTAGCCCACCCAATAATGGGATGGATCCATACACCAAATGATATTTATCAAATGGCTTATGACTATATGTTTGTTATCATGCTTGGAACAGGAGCGACGGTATATTACAATTTAATTTCCAATATTTTAAGAGCATTGGGAGATAGTAAAACACCACTGTATTTTCTAATTTTATCCTCTATTCTAAATATTATATTAGACTATATATTTATCGTCCCATTCGGATGGGGAGTAGCTGGCGCTGCTTATGCTACTGTATTGTCCCAACTTGTTTCGGCTATTTTATGTACCCTGTTTGCTTTGAAAAAGTTTGATATCATGCATTTACAAAGTCAAGATTGGAAAATTACAAAAGAAGATATCTTTTCCCATTTAAGAATTGGATTTCCTATGGGCTTCCAGATGTCAGTTATGTGTATTGGACTATTAGCGATGCAATCTGCTGTAAATAGCATTGGAACCAATGCCATTGCAGGATATACCGCAGCTACAAAAATGGACCAAATTTCCGTATTAATCAATAACGCATTTGGCATTGCTATTTCAAACTATGTGGCACAAAACTATGGAGCTGGGCTGGTTGCAAGGATAAAAAAAGGCGTCCTTGATTGTTTTATTATGACAACCATAGCCAATATTCTCATTGCTGGATTAATGTTATTGTTGCAGCCATGGGTAGTTCCCTTATTTGTAGAAAACCCAAATCCAGAAATTTTTATGTACGCAAAAGATTATTTATTTGTTGTAGTCCCCTTTTATATTCTGTTGGGGATTTTAATTACTTACCGTTCCGCAGTACAAAGTATTGGCATTACATGGGGGCCATTTATCGCTTGCATGATTGAACTGGTAATGCGTGTTTCATGTGCCTTGGGATTAGTATATCTTTGGGGATATAAAGGAGTTTGTTTTGCTACCCCAATGGCATGGTTAGGCGCAGTTGTATTCCTATTACCTGTATATTTCAAGAATATGCGTTCTCTTTCCACAACTGTAAATTTAAAATAA
- a CDS encoding DMT family transporter, protein MEHKRFFGHLTALFTIIIWGTTFISTKILLVDFTPIEILFFRFVLGLIALVIAYPRRLKLTDGKQELLFIGAGVTGVTLYYLLENIALTYTMASNVGVIVSISPFFTAILSHFFLKGEKLKINFLIGFIVAITGICLISFPDYSDVHLNPIGEILAILASFIWSIYSILTRKISMYGYNTIQTTRRTFFYGTVFMIPALFFSDFKFDLIRFFNPTYLGNILFLGLGACALCFVSWNLAVKQLGAIQTSVYIYMVPVVTIVTSFLILHENITWITILGTCLTLTGLVISESQHFLANRKKH, encoded by the coding sequence ATGGAACATAAGCGATTTTTTGGACATTTAACAGCATTATTTACAATTATCATATGGGGAACTACCTTTATTTCTACAAAAATCTTATTAGTAGATTTTACACCAATCGAAATATTATTTTTTCGGTTTGTATTGGGACTAATCGCGTTGGTAATTGCCTATCCACGACGTTTAAAATTAACTGATGGAAAACAAGAGTTACTTTTTATAGGAGCTGGGGTAACCGGTGTAACCTTGTATTATTTGCTGGAAAACATTGCTTTAACTTATACAATGGCTTCTAATGTAGGTGTTATTGTTTCTATTTCACCATTTTTTACGGCAATTTTATCTCATTTTTTCTTGAAAGGTGAAAAATTAAAAATAAACTTTTTGATCGGTTTTATCGTAGCTATTACTGGAATCTGCTTGATTAGCTTTCCGGATTATTCTGATGTACACCTAAATCCGATTGGGGAGATATTAGCGATTTTAGCTTCCTTTATTTGGTCTATATATTCCATTCTCACTCGAAAAATTAGCATGTATGGATACAATACGATACAAACAACCAGAAGGACGTTCTTTTATGGGACTGTATTTATGATACCAGCGTTATTTTTCTCGGATTTTAAATTTGACCTTATCCGTTTTTTCAATCCCACCTATCTGGGCAATATTTTATTTTTGGGTTTAGGGGCTTGTGCGCTTTGTTTTGTCAGCTGGAATTTAGCAGTAAAACAGCTTGGTGCTATTCAAACAAGCGTTTATATTTATATGGTTCCAGTGGTTACTATTGTTACATCTTTTCTTATTCTGCACGAAAACATAACTTGGATCACTATCTTAGGCACATGCTTAACATTAACCGGCCTTGTTATCTCAGAAAGCCAACATTTTTTAGCAAACCGAAAAAAACACTAG
- the ybaK gene encoding Cys-tRNA(Pro) deacylase encodes MAKKNDKTNVMRILDQANIPYRHYTYSHKGNEAVDGVSVAEQLGQPLEQVFKTLVTRGHSKDYFVFVIPVVAELDLKAAARSVEEKSVEMIHVAEINKITGYIRGGCSPIGMKKQYRTVIDSTAQSLDTMIYSGGKIGYQVETSPTDLSRLIGASFADITKK; translated from the coding sequence ATGGCAAAAAAGAATGATAAAACCAATGTAATGCGTATTTTAGACCAGGCAAATATTCCGTATCGACACTATACATATTCCCATAAAGGGAACGAGGCAGTAGATGGGGTTTCAGTTGCTGAACAACTTGGACAACCTTTGGAACAGGTGTTTAAAACTTTGGTGACAAGAGGACATAGTAAAGATTATTTTGTATTTGTAATTCCAGTAGTAGCAGAGCTAGATTTAAAAGCTGCGGCAAGGTCTGTGGAAGAAAAGTCAGTGGAAATGATCCATGTAGCAGAAATCAACAAGATAACTGGCTATATTAGAGGAGGATGTTCCCCTATTGGAATGAAAAAACAGTATCGCACTGTAATCGACTCTACTGCACAAAGTTTAGACACGATGATTTATAGTGGAGGAAAGATTGGATATCAAGTAGAAACTTCTCCAACCGACCTTTCAAGATTAATTGGCGCTAGTTTTGCGGATATTACCAAAAAGTAA
- a CDS encoding Na+/H+ antiporter NhaC family protein: protein MEKGHVLGLLPIGIFLIIFVGTGIITGDFYIMPAVVGFLVALVVALFQNRSLPLAKKIETACKGAGDETIITMVFIFILAGAFSGIVKAAGGADSTVNFSLSIIPPNLAVVGIFIVGCFISLSMGTSVGTITALTPIAVGISEKTNLPLALTVGAVVCGAMFGDNLSMISDTTIAAVRTQGCEMKDKFKQNFLIVLPAAIVTIIILVSRTFHSTYVVTGDMSYNIFQILPYLVVLIGALIGFNVFIVLFSGIGVSIIVGLATGKFDFLGMFEALGSGIESMYEISILSMVVAAVVALVRQNGGIQFLIYAIRKCFRGRKGAELGIAGISAAVDVCTANNTVAIVMAGGIVKEIGEEYEIPPKRVASILDIFTSVIQGILPYGAQLLTAASLASLHPTDILPNLYYPVLMGVSAILFICFGKKVIKNNGKKE, encoded by the coding sequence ATGGAAAAAGGACATGTTTTAGGATTGTTGCCAATTGGCATCTTTTTGATTATTTTTGTAGGTACAGGAATCATTACAGGAGATTTTTATATTATGCCTGCTGTGGTTGGTTTTTTAGTGGCATTGGTAGTAGCACTATTTCAAAACAGGTCGCTCCCATTGGCAAAAAAGATTGAAACAGCCTGCAAAGGCGCCGGAGATGAAACAATTATTACCATGGTGTTTATCTTTATATTAGCTGGAGCTTTTTCTGGTATTGTAAAAGCTGCTGGTGGGGCAGATAGCACCGTAAATTTTAGCCTTTCTATTATCCCTCCTAATTTGGCTGTAGTGGGTATTTTTATAGTGGGATGCTTTATCTCTCTTTCTATGGGGACTTCGGTAGGAACAATTACTGCCTTAACACCAATCGCGGTTGGTATTTCAGAAAAAACCAATCTTCCATTGGCTTTAACGGTAGGAGCCGTAGTATGTGGGGCCATGTTTGGAGATAACCTTTCTATGATTTCAGATACTACCATTGCTGCAGTACGGACACAAGGTTGTGAAATGAAGGATAAATTTAAACAGAATTTTTTAATCGTCCTGCCAGCGGCAATTGTTACCATTATCATCTTAGTATCACGTACTTTTCATAGTACCTATGTTGTTACAGGGGACATGAGTTACAATATATTTCAGATTTTACCATATTTGGTAGTTTTAATTGGGGCGTTAATTGGCTTTAATGTATTTATTGTATTGTTTTCCGGTATCGGGGTATCTATCATTGTTGGACTGGCAACAGGAAAGTTTGATTTTTTAGGAATGTTTGAGGCTCTGGGTTCTGGTATAGAATCCATGTATGAAATTTCTATCCTTTCCATGGTGGTTGCTGCAGTGGTAGCTTTAGTGAGGCAAAATGGAGGGATTCAGTTCTTAATTTATGCCATCCGAAAATGCTTTAGAGGAAGAAAAGGGGCAGAATTGGGGATTGCCGGAATTTCCGCTGCTGTCGATGTCTGTACGGCGAATAACACCGTAGCGATTGTAATGGCCGGTGGGATTGTAAAGGAAATTGGAGAGGAATATGAAATACCTCCGAAAAGGGTAGCTTCTATTTTAGATATTTTTACCTCAGTGATACAGGGAATCCTCCCGTACGGAGCACAGTTGTTGACAGCTGCTTCGTTAGCATCCCTACATCCAACGGATATTTTACCAAATTTATATTACCCTGTTTTAATGGGTGTTAGCGCAATTCTATTTATCTGTTTTGGAAAGAAGGTTATCAAAAATAATGGCAAAAAAGAATGA
- a CDS encoding putative RNA methyltransferase: MSIFLCPCCGRPLQQDPAKYYCPKGHVFDRSKSGYVNLLLPNSKHSKLPGDNKLMVAARRNFLSKGYYQPLAELICKIAEQYFQNSDILLDVGCGEGYYTNQIQRHLNHNQTQVSLSGIDISKFALDKAAKQNKAINYAVASAFHLPVDDHSCNGVFNLFAPYCGEELLRVLRPDGYMILAVPGKEHLWELKQAVYQQPYKNEVKDTILQGFHLIEQQHLCYPIHLEEPELIDSLFKMTPYYYKTSIEDYQRLASLKELTVTVEFHLFVYQSNLK; this comes from the coding sequence ATGAGTATATTTTTATGTCCATGCTGTGGAAGGCCATTACAACAGGACCCCGCCAAATATTATTGTCCCAAGGGGCATGTATTTGACCGCTCTAAAAGCGGATATGTCAATTTATTACTACCCAATAGTAAGCATTCAAAATTGCCAGGGGACAATAAATTAATGGTTGCTGCACGTCGTAATTTTTTATCCAAAGGGTATTATCAGCCACTGGCAGAACTAATTTGTAAAATAGCAGAACAATACTTCCAAAATAGTGATATTTTGTTGGATGTTGGATGCGGGGAAGGATATTATACCAATCAAATACAGCGCCATCTTAATCATAATCAAACTCAGGTTTCTTTATCAGGGATTGATATTTCTAAATTTGCGTTGGACAAGGCTGCTAAACAGAATAAAGCGATTAATTATGCAGTAGCCAGTGCGTTTCATCTTCCAGTAGATGATCATAGCTGTAACGGTGTATTTAATTTGTTTGCCCCTTATTGTGGGGAAGAACTATTGCGTGTTTTGCGGCCAGATGGATATATGATATTGGCTGTTCCTGGAAAAGAACATTTATGGGAACTAAAACAGGCAGTATACCAACAACCATATAAAAATGAAGTAAAAGACACAATACTGCAAGGATTCCATTTGATTGAGCAACAGCATTTATGCTATCCAATACATCTGGAAGAACCAGAATTGATAGATTCCCTGTTTAAAATGACCCCTTATTACTATAAAACATCTATAGAAGATTACCAACGTTTAGCTTCCTTAAAGGAATTGACGGTTACAGTAGAGTTCCATTTATTCGTATATCAATCCAATTTAAAATAG
- a CDS encoding glycosyltransferase family 2 protein, with protein sequence MLNFIQNFNLVIMIIFTVCYAYQFFYAFYALFKKPKQYDATKQHSYAVIISARNESAVIAQLIRSIRQQKYPAKLIDIYVVADNCTDNTAQIAREAGAIVYERFNTQQVGKGYALDYIFKIIHNSSKADAYEGYFVFDADNLLDENYIAEMNKVFDNGYRIVTSYRNSKNYDTNWLSSGYSLWFLRESKYLNNARMMLNTSCAISGTGFLVHRDIIIKNNGWKHHLLTEDIEFSADNIIQGEKIGYCGTAVLYDEQPTTFRQSWNQRLRWAKGFYQVFARYGGGLLKGIFKNHSFACFDMFMTISPAMFVSLSSIVMNAVFLICGLLSPESSQAIITTTLTSLGGTLLNFYCIFFFFGGLTLITEWKKIYAKPVKIVLSLFTFPLFMFTYIPIALVALFKKIEWKPIEHTVTKSIEDVQ encoded by the coding sequence TTGCTTAATTTTATTCAAAATTTCAATTTGGTAATTATGATAATATTTACAGTATGCTATGCATACCAATTTTTTTATGCTTTTTATGCTTTATTCAAAAAGCCAAAACAATATGATGCTACAAAACAACACAGTTATGCTGTGATTATTTCGGCTAGAAATGAAAGCGCTGTAATTGCCCAGTTAATCAGAAGTATTCGGCAGCAAAAATATCCGGCAAAACTCATTGATATTTATGTAGTAGCCGATAACTGTACCGATAATACGGCCCAAATTGCCCGTGAAGCTGGCGCGATTGTATATGAACGTTTTAATACACAACAAGTAGGAAAAGGATATGCCTTAGATTATATTTTTAAAATTATCCATAATTCTTCTAAAGCAGATGCATATGAAGGATATTTTGTTTTTGATGCAGACAATCTGTTAGATGAAAATTATATCGCAGAAATGAACAAAGTATTTGATAATGGTTACCGCATTGTAACCAGTTACCGGAACTCTAAAAACTATGATACTAACTGGCTATCCTCTGGTTATTCCCTATGGTTCTTAAGGGAATCAAAATACCTAAATAATGCACGTATGATGTTGAATACAAGTTGTGCAATTTCTGGCACAGGATTCCTTGTTCATCGTGATATTATCATTAAAAATAACGGCTGGAAGCACCATCTTTTAACAGAAGATATTGAGTTCTCAGCAGATAATATTATTCAAGGAGAAAAAATTGGTTACTGTGGCACTGCTGTATTATATGATGAACAGCCAACTACATTTAGACAATCATGGAATCAAAGACTGCGTTGGGCAAAAGGATTTTATCAAGTATTTGCAAGATATGGCGGTGGATTGTTAAAAGGCATTTTCAAAAATCACAGTTTTGCTTGCTTTGATATGTTTATGACGATTTCTCCAGCAATGTTTGTTTCTTTATCCAGTATTGTAATGAATGCCGTCTTCTTAATCTGTGGGTTATTATCCCCAGAATCATCTCAAGCAATTATTACAACAACCTTAACTTCATTAGGAGGAACACTTTTAAACTTTTATTGTATTTTCTTCTTCTTTGGTGGTTTAACTTTAATTACAGAATGGAAAAAGATTTATGCAAAACCTGTTAAAATAGTTCTATCCCTATTTACATTTCCTTTATTTATGTTTACTTATATTCCAATCGCATTGGTTGCCCTATTTAAAAAAATCGAATGGAAACCAATCGAACATACTGTTACGAAATCCATTGAAGATGTACAATAA